The DNA region CAGTCCAGTGCAAGGTGAACATTACAATTTCGTAGATAAGTGTCTCAACAACCACTTTTTCTAAAATGAATACTGTAGCTGATTGAACATCACGTTTTCAGAACACTTATGTAAAACCAATCATGAAATAAAAGTAGTTATTGTATAGTGTAGTCGTTTTAAACGTTAATGAATAAGCTATATTTTTATTCATCGTTTTCAGTATTATTGTTTCGTTGAGAAAGCATTATCGATATTTCTTTTTCACTTTCACTATAACTTAAATTTAACCTGTAACCTTCAGAATCAGAACCGTAATAATAATTAAAATAATCTCCTATGCTTTCAACTACATCATTTACAAAACCTTTATCTTTGCACATTTCGATATATTCTTTGTAATTGTCTAAAGTCATTCCCTGAATGTCAAAACTTAACACATTTGTATTTTTGCCATAAAACTCATTATCTATACATATTGCATCTATCTTAGGAAGTCTGTCTGCTATGTCATAATCCACCCACTTCTTCACGGTTTCAGTTTTTGAGTCTTTATTGTATTTACATGATTTAAAATCGTAATAAACTGTTTTCATCAGTTCTCCGTCAATGTATTCAATTTCCGCAATATCTGGCTCTACAAGCTGGAAATGATCGAATGATCTCATATATATATATCCAGTAAAATAATGCAGATCTATATTAGAAACTGATTCATCTTTAGACATAAGTGTATCTGATTCTGCATACATTGATATCCCAGTTATTGATTTTTTTATTTCTTCAATGTCTTCTTCTGTAGCGCCTGTCATATTTTTCAATTCTTCAAAAAAAGTACTCTTTTGTTCTTCTGAAATATCCTTTTTTTCGGAAAAAGATAAACGGAAGCTTCTAATAGGATAGTTACTATTGTTTTTTACAGACATCAAAACAGTTCTTTCTCCATCATCTATCAGTTCTTCTACTGACCAAACAATATCTTCAATAACAGGATAATCAACTTTATCAGTTTTTATTTCATCACTTGTTACACCTTTTAATGTTTCAATTACTTCTCCTTCACTTTCTGATAACGTTGATCCTTCAGAAGCAGCATCAGCACTGTTATCCACGGAAGAGTTTTCTGTTAAAACGCTTTCCTGATTAACACTATTATCTGATATTCCTGTACTTCCACAAGACGCCAAAGTCATCATCAATATAATAACAGCTAAAATATATTTTACGTTACTGGTTATTTTCATTAGTATTCCTCCCCAATATTCACATTATGTTTTCTGTGTTCAAAAAAACACTTTTGAACACGCCCCTATATATTCACTCTACTTTTAAGAATATAGTACAGAACACCTCGACGAGATGTCCTGTACATTTTTCGATAATCATCTTTCTATTCCCAATGTTCAGCATTATACATAATATGGGTTTGGCGTAAAAAGAAGAATTATAAAATCTATAAACCAGCCAAGTCCGCCAAGTCCTAATGTGAACATATATAAAAGTCCAGTTCCAATTTTGCCCTCATAAAAACGATGAATGCCACACCAGCCAAGAAGCAGACAAAGGAGTAAAGCTACCCATTTATTTTTCTTGCGGCCATAATTCCCCACATTATTAGTATTAACATTTGTGTTTGTATTCTGAATAACAATGTTCGGCTGTTCTGTTTTCATCTGTCCAATCTGGCATCCACAACTTGTACATATAATAGCTGCTGCCGGAACCATAGCACCACAAGTTGAACAAAATTTGGTATTACCATTAGGAACGTTTCTTTGCATATTCTGTGGCATCATACCCATCTGTGGGTTCTGATACATCATATTCATCTGCTGTCCTTGCTGTGGCATCATGTTCATCTGAGGATTCTGGTACATCATGTTTACTTGCTGCCCCTGCTGTGGCATCGCCATTGGTTGTCCTGACTGCTGCATTGTCATTTGAGGCATTGGCTGAGTATAATTTACTTGCTGTTGTGCCTGAAATGTAGCTTCTGCTCCTTGAGTATCTTCCGTTTCCACCTGAGTGTTCTGCATTACAGTTTCAGAATGTTGAATTTCAACAGATGAATTCTGATTGCTTGAATCATTAGTAACATCTTGCACTGTCTCAGAAGCCGAACTTGTTTCGTCATTTTTACTAACTGTGATTTCTAATGAAGCATTACCTTCATTA from Ruminococcus sp. HUN007 includes:
- a CDS encoding DUF6591 domain-containing protein; its protein translation is MKITSNVKYILAVIILMMTLASCGSTGISDNSVNQESVLTENSSVDNSADAASEGSTLSESEGEVIETLKGVTSDEIKTDKVDYPVIEDIVWSVEELIDDGERTVLMSVKNNSNYPIRSFRLSFSEKKDISEEQKSTFFEELKNMTGATEEDIEEIKKSITGISMYAESDTLMSKDESVSNIDLHYFTGYIYMRSFDHFQLVEPDIAEIEYIDGELMKTVYYDFKSCKYNKDSKTETVKKWVDYDIADRLPKIDAICIDNEFYGKNTNVLSFDIQGMTLDNYKEYIEMCKDKGFVNDVVESIGDYFNYYYGSDSEGYRLNLSYSESEKEISIMLSQRNNNTENDE
- a CDS encoding TM2 domain-containing protein, which encodes MNTENNNTTREEITANEGNASLEITVSKNDETSSASETVQDVTNDSSNQNSSVEIQHSETVMQNTQVETEDTQGAEATFQAQQQVNYTQPMPQMTMQQSGQPMAMPQQGQQVNMMYQNPQMNMMPQQGQQMNMMYQNPQMGMMPQNMQRNVPNGNTKFCSTCGAMVPAAAIICTSCGCQIGQMKTEQPNIVIQNTNTNVNTNNVGNYGRKKNKWVALLLCLLLGWCGIHRFYEGKIGTGLLYMFTLGLGGLGWFIDFIILLFTPNPYYV